TATCTGGGGTCTCGATGAGCTGCGTGGAATCTCGGTGCGTGACGACATCCTGGTGATCGGTGCGCTCGCGACGTATTCGGCGCTGATGCGGTCTTCGGTTGTCGCCGAGCGCCTGCCGATGCTCGCCGAGGCATCGGGGCAGGTGGGTGGGGTGCAGATTCAGAACCGGGGTACGCTTGGCGGGAACATCGCCAACGCGTCGCCGGCGGGGGACTCGCTGCCGGTGCTCGCCGCTGCAGATGCTGTTGTCGTGCTGCGCAACGCGGAGCATGAGCGCCGTGTTTCGATCAACGAGTTCTACACGGGATACCGGGCAACGGTGATGAAGCCGGATGAGCTGATTGTCGCAATCGAAATCGCGGCCGTCGAAGGCAGGCAATGGTTCAGAAAAGTTGGAACGCGTGCGGCTCAGGCAATATCGAAGATCGTCGTGGCGGGTGTTCGCGGGCCGGCAACGCGGATCGCATTCGGCAGCGTGGCACCCACTGTGGTACGTGCTCCAGAGACCGAACGGGCACTCGGCGACGGCGCCAGCATCGATGATGCCGCGGCTGTACTCA
The Gemmatimonadaceae bacterium DNA segment above includes these coding regions:
- a CDS encoding FAD binding domain-containing protein, which produces MRVATSQLDLRRASSLDNALDILRDRERTPIAGATDLYVALNFGTLVPKRFVDIWGLDELRGISVRDDILVIGALATYSALMRSSVVAERLPMLAEASGQVGGVQIQNRGTLGGNIANASPAGDSLPVLAAADAVVVLRNAEHERRVSINEFYTGYRATVMKPDELIVAIEIAAVEGRQWFRKVGTRAAQAISKIVVAGVRGPATRIAFGSVAPTVVRAPETERALGDGASIDDAAAVLMREIKPIDDIRSTAEYRLRVSANLLRRFWADTA